A stretch of the Uranotaenia lowii strain MFRU-FL chromosome 3, ASM2978415v1, whole genome shotgun sequence genome encodes the following:
- the LOC129758571 gene encoding chymotrypsin-2-like, which produces MSHKLFWICFIIAADGIGRLHGSFIPHIGNHKVVGGHDAKPGEAPFQVSLLIDNKHQCAGSIINEHWILTAAHCIECKDESSMSILAGTNSLSSGDGRRYQVNRYVVHSMNNNPFRHNDIGLIRLKESLEFGELVKPIEVYPDAIPEGSPVTLSGWGLTGNDEQEASDWLQILDLAVFSFDECFKFHDDIFDGHMCTFTQYGEGSCMGDSGGPLTFEGKLAGIVSYGIPCARGYPDVFTRVSFYQDWIKETISEGQ; this is translated from the exons ATGTCACACAAATTGTTCTGGATCTGTTTCATCATCGCAGCAGATg GTATTGGGAGGCTGCATGGATCGTTCATTCCTCACATAGGAAACCATAAAGTGGTCGGTGGCCACGATGCCAAACCCGGAGAAGCTCCGTTCCAGGTTTCGTTGTTGATAGACAACAAACACCAATGCGCCGGAAGTATAATCAACGAGCACTGGATCCTGACGGCAGCTCACTGTATCGAATGCAAAGATGAGTCCAGCATGTCTATCTTGGCCGGAACAAATAGTCTGTCCAGTGGAGATGGTCGTCGATACCAGGTGAACCGATACGTTGTCCATTCCATGAATAACAATCCCTTCCGGCATAATGATATCGGTCTGATCCGGTTGAAGGAATCGCTAGAATTTGGAGAGCTGGTTAAGCCGATCGAAGTGTACCCGGATGCGATTCCGGAAGGTTCCCCAGTAACGCTCTCCGGTTGGGGACTTACGGGTAACGATGAACAGGAAGCGTCGGATTGGTTGCAAATCTTGGATTTGGCCGTATTCTCGTTTGACGAGTGCTTCAAATTTCACGACGACATTTTCGATGGTCACATGTGCACTTTCACGCAATACGGGGAAGGATCTTGTATG GGTGATTCTGGTGGTCCATTGACGTTCGAGGGTAAACTGGCAGGAATCGTCAGTTATGGAATTCCGTGTGCTCGTGGGTATCCGGATGTCTTCACGCGTGTATCGTTCTATCAGGACTGGATTAAGGAAACAATTAGCGAAGGGCAGTAG